In the genome of Shewanella glacialimarina, one region contains:
- the metB gene encoding cystathionine gamma-synthase yields the protein MTKSCKQHSNATVAVRQGIESDTQHGAVVPPIYLSTNYSFDGHKNPREFDYSRSGNPTRCILGEALAKLEQGATGVITCTGMAAITLVTHLLGPDDLLIVPHDCYGGSYRLFTNLAKKGQFKLAVVDQTNAAALAEAIAKKPKMVWLETPSNPLLRVADIAEIAKAAKQVGALVTVDNTFLSPILQQPLNLGADIVIHSTTKYINGHSDVVGGAVVAKDPEIGELLHWWSNTLGLTGSAFDSYLTLRGIRTLAVRIREHQANAKQIVDVLCQSPVVAKVYYPGLTDHPGHDIAKKQQKGFGAMLSFELKGGEAEVVAFLDALTLFSVAESLGGVESLIAVPATMTHRAMDAQARFEAGVKDTLLRLSVGIEDSEDLVADIEAALAAVAAL from the coding sequence ATGACCAAGTCTTGTAAACAACATAGCAATGCTACTGTCGCTGTCCGTCAGGGTATTGAAAGTGACACACAACATGGTGCAGTTGTTCCACCCATTTATTTATCGACCAATTATTCTTTTGATGGCCACAAAAATCCACGTGAATTTGATTATAGCCGTTCAGGCAACCCAACACGTTGTATTTTAGGCGAAGCCTTAGCCAAATTAGAGCAAGGGGCAACCGGGGTGATAACCTGTACCGGTATGGCTGCAATTACCTTAGTGACTCATTTATTAGGGCCAGACGATTTACTGATTGTGCCACATGATTGCTACGGTGGTAGTTATCGCTTATTTACTAATTTAGCCAAAAAAGGTCAGTTTAAATTGGCTGTGGTTGATCAAACTAACGCGGCAGCATTAGCTGAGGCCATCGCTAAAAAACCTAAAATGGTGTGGTTAGAAACGCCGTCTAATCCTTTGCTTCGGGTGGCGGATATTGCAGAAATAGCCAAAGCCGCTAAGCAAGTCGGTGCATTAGTTACCGTGGACAACACCTTTTTATCGCCAATATTGCAACAGCCACTTAATTTAGGGGCTGACATTGTTATTCATTCGACCACTAAATACATCAATGGACACAGTGATGTGGTTGGTGGCGCGGTTGTGGCGAAAGACCCTGAAATCGGCGAGTTATTGCATTGGTGGTCAAATACTTTAGGGTTAACGGGATCAGCGTTTGACAGTTACCTGACTCTGCGTGGTATTCGTACTTTAGCGGTGCGAATTCGTGAGCATCAAGCCAATGCAAAACAGATTGTTGATGTGCTATGTCAAAGCCCTGTGGTCGCAAAGGTGTATTATCCAGGATTAACAGATCATCCTGGACATGATATTGCGAAAAAGCAGCAAAAAGGCTTTGGCGCTATGCTCAGTTTTGAGCTAAAAGGTGGCGAAGCAGAGGTTGTCGCCTTTTTAGATGCGTTAACCTTGTTCAGTGTTGCTGAAAGTTTAGGCGGAGTGGAAAGTTTAATAGCCGTTCCTGCGACTATGACCCATAGAGCAATGGACGCCCAAGCCCGTTTTGAGGCTGGCGTTAAAGATACATTATTGAGACTATCTGTAGGTATTGAAGATAGTGAAGATTTAGTGGCAGATATTGAAGCCGCATTAGCTGCAGTCGCAGCGCTGTAG
- a CDS encoding bifunctional aspartate kinase/homoserine dehydrogenase II: protein MARGHLHKFGGSSLADADCYRRVAHILLTHGHSDDLIVVSAAGKSTNFLYKLLNLRETGQLWQEELQVLIGYQQTLIEQLLSNEQARDLRERLSTDKSQLISLLSLEQRNEYQISHVVSFGERWSARLMAALLRESGVASSHVDACSILVADEGAVPNIRVEESRAKVQALLAAHPNERLVITGFICANSQGETLLLGRNGSDFSATLIASLADIDRVTIWTDVEGVFNADPNKINDAKLLKSMSLAEADRLARLGSPVLHSRTLQPLFNTEVSLAVRSSYASHTDFTLIAPHSSSASAPVVTSLNEVVLFSFKAAAAIEPLLTLLTEAGLTPLAYWSLAQHKYELAFTLERQKQVQSLLVSQTAEFSITQLQAQCDLGLVALVSADAELYRKSFARLLSRDAKPVYQDGLSLVTLVPQGQVSLLTQKIHRRCAGPRMRIGVLLLGVGNIGEAWIDLFKRARFGLNKDLEATVELVGLVSSKKAFVDNAGVNLDHWQQQYEQQGTEWTYDSLFDQLEQLSCDEIVALDISASATLTLQYPQLFAKGIHVVSANKLAGSGPLPFYRELKQQLCNRRLFWRYNASCGAGLPIQHALNDLRNSGDTIEAVGGIFSGTLCWLFENYDGNKPFSQLVLEAKELGITEPDPRDDLSGRDMQRKLLILAREIGLAIELEDITLNSLVPEALAKLTLADFLKRIAELDTDMLQQFMAAAEQNKVLRYVAALDKVSGKLKAEVGIQWVDSNHPYANLTPGDNVFVIRSAFYQGNPLIIRGPGAGREVTAAAIQSDLVHICRDLLQE, encoded by the coding sequence ATGGCGCGTGGTCATTTACATAAATTTGGTGGTTCAAGTCTTGCAGATGCAGATTGTTATCGCCGAGTCGCCCACATTTTACTGACCCATGGTCACAGCGATGATTTAATCGTTGTTTCAGCGGCAGGTAAAAGTACCAACTTTTTATATAAGCTGCTCAATTTGCGTGAAACCGGTCAGCTATGGCAAGAAGAGCTACAAGTATTAATCGGCTATCAGCAAACCTTAATCGAACAATTATTATCTAATGAGCAAGCACGTGATTTACGTGAGCGCTTGTCGACCGACAAGTCACAATTGATTAGCTTATTATCACTTGAACAGCGCAATGAATATCAAATTAGCCATGTGGTGAGTTTTGGTGAACGTTGGTCAGCAAGATTAATGGCGGCGTTATTACGTGAGTCTGGTGTAGCGTCATCCCATGTAGACGCCTGTTCAATACTTGTCGCTGACGAAGGTGCTGTGCCTAATATTCGGGTAGAAGAGTCGCGAGCCAAAGTGCAGGCTTTATTAGCGGCTCATCCTAATGAGCGTTTAGTCATCACTGGGTTTATTTGTGCCAACAGCCAGGGTGAAACGCTATTGCTTGGGCGTAATGGTTCTGATTTTAGCGCGACATTAATTGCCAGCTTGGCTGATATTGATCGGGTAACAATTTGGACCGATGTTGAAGGGGTATTTAATGCTGACCCGAATAAAATTAATGATGCCAAACTGCTAAAAAGTATGTCTTTGGCTGAAGCCGATCGATTAGCTAGACTGGGCTCTCCAGTATTGCATTCTCGTACATTACAGCCTCTGTTCAATACCGAAGTGAGTTTAGCCGTTCGCTCAAGCTATGCCTCTCACACTGATTTTACATTGATTGCACCCCACAGTTCGTCAGCTAGTGCACCTGTGGTAACCAGTTTAAATGAAGTGGTGTTATTTAGTTTTAAAGCCGCCGCAGCTATAGAGCCTTTGTTAACATTACTGACCGAAGCGGGCTTAACCCCATTGGCTTATTGGTCATTGGCGCAACATAAGTATGAATTAGCCTTTACCTTAGAAAGGCAAAAGCAAGTGCAGTCTTTATTAGTGTCTCAAACTGCTGAGTTTAGTATTACGCAATTGCAGGCGCAGTGCGACTTGGGGCTAGTGGCTTTGGTCAGTGCCGATGCAGAATTATATCGCAAAAGCTTTGCCCGTTTGCTAAGTCGTGATGCAAAACCTGTTTATCAAGACGGCTTAAGCCTAGTGACATTAGTGCCACAGGGGCAAGTTAGCTTACTGACTCAAAAAATACATCGCCGCTGTGCTGGCCCAAGAATGCGCATAGGTGTACTACTTCTGGGTGTAGGCAATATTGGTGAGGCTTGGATAGATTTATTTAAACGTGCTCGCTTTGGGTTAAATAAAGACTTAGAAGCCACAGTCGAATTAGTCGGTTTGGTGAGTTCTAAAAAGGCCTTCGTTGATAACGCAGGGGTTAATTTAGACCACTGGCAGCAACAATATGAGCAACAAGGTACAGAATGGACCTATGACAGTTTGTTTGACCAATTAGAGCAACTGTCTTGCGATGAGATTGTAGCGCTTGATATCAGTGCCAGTGCCACCTTGACTTTACAATACCCACAATTGTTTGCTAAAGGTATTCATGTGGTTAGTGCTAATAAATTGGCGGGTTCAGGACCATTGCCTTTTTATCGTGAGCTAAAGCAGCAACTGTGTAATCGACGTTTATTTTGGCGCTATAACGCCAGTTGTGGCGCTGGGTTGCCTATTCAGCATGCGTTAAATGACTTACGTAATAGCGGTGACACTATTGAAGCGGTTGGCGGTATTTTTTCAGGTACTTTATGTTGGTTATTTGAAAACTATGATGGCAATAAACCGTTCTCTCAATTAGTGCTTGAGGCGAAAGAGCTGGGGATTACAGAACCTGATCCCCGTGATGATTTATCGGGCCGAGACATGCAACGAAAATTGCTTATTCTAGCGCGTGAAATTGGTTTAGCCATTGAGTTAGAAGACATTACCCTAAACTCATTAGTGCCTGAAGCATTGGCTAAACTCACATTAGCAGACTTTTTAAAGCGTATTGCTGAGCTTGATACTGATATGTTGCAGCAGTTTATGGCCGCAGCAGAGCAGAATAAAGTACTGCGTTACGTGGCTGCCTTGGATAAAGTTAGCGGTAAGTTGAAAGCTGAAGTTGGCATTCAGTGGGTAGACAGCAATCATCCGTATGCGAACTTAACGCCCGGCGACAATGTGTTTGTTATCCGCAGTGCATTTTATCAAGGTAATCCGCTGATTATACGTGGCCCAGGCGCGGGTAGAGAAGTCACCGCGGCAGCTATTCAGTCTGATTTAGTGCATATTTGTCGTGATTTATTGCAAGAATAA
- the metF gene encoding methylenetetrahydrofolate reductase, producing the protein MAFHHAQHSQSLNQSLSELSDINVSFEFFPPSTPEMETILWNSIRRLEPLNPKFVSVTYGANSGVRDRTHSVIERIQSETNLIAAPHLTLVDASDEELIELAKHYWNSGIKDIVALRGDLPDGSPKPTRFANDLVRLLRSVADFDISVAAYPEVHPDARNAQADLIHLKKKIDAGANRAITQFFFDVESYLRFRDRCVTAGIDVEIVPGILPVTNFKQTKRFADMTNVAIPQWLHRQFEGLDDDPATRQLVGANVAIDTVKVLAREGVKDFHFYTLNRAELTYAICHTLGVRPK; encoded by the coding sequence ATGGCTTTTCATCACGCCCAGCACTCACAGTCGTTAAACCAGAGCCTATCTGAGTTAAGTGATATCAACGTGTCATTTGAATTTTTTCCACCTTCAACACCAGAAATGGAAACCATTCTGTGGAATTCTATTCGTCGTTTAGAACCATTAAACCCTAAATTTGTATCGGTAACCTATGGTGCTAATTCAGGCGTGCGCGACCGTACTCACAGTGTTATTGAGCGTATTCAAAGTGAAACTAATTTAATTGCAGCGCCGCATTTAACCTTAGTTGATGCCAGCGATGAAGAGCTGATTGAACTTGCCAAACATTATTGGAATTCAGGCATTAAAGATATTGTCGCACTGCGTGGTGACTTACCTGATGGCAGCCCAAAGCCGACTCGCTTTGCTAACGATTTAGTGCGTTTACTTCGCTCAGTTGCTGATTTTGATATTTCGGTAGCGGCTTACCCTGAAGTGCATCCGGATGCGCGCAATGCTCAAGCTGATTTAATTCACCTAAAGAAGAAAATTGATGCCGGAGCAAACCGCGCAATTACTCAGTTTTTCTTTGATGTAGAGTCGTATCTTCGCTTTCGCGACCGCTGTGTTACAGCAGGTATTGATGTTGAAATCGTGCCAGGTATTTTACCGGTAACTAACTTTAAGCAAACTAAGCGTTTTGCGGATATGACTAATGTAGCGATTCCACAATGGTTACACCGTCAGTTTGAAGGTTTAGATGATGATCCAGCCACGCGTCAATTAGTGGGTGCAAACGTGGCCATTGATACCGTAAAAGTATTAGCCCGTGAAGGGGTGAAAGACTTCCACTTTTATACTTTAAACCGTGCCGAACTGACTTATGCTATTTGCCATACCTTAGGCGTGCGCCCTAAGTAA
- a CDS encoding c-type cytochrome, giving the protein MVSLHVSASIPESSPKELLQTVPVPAQVCVSCHGAQGQGLDVAGPKLAGLSASYMVKQIKLFQVGQRQNALMQPMAMTVQGDNIQVAADYFASQAVDDVTLRYRGDKVVIADPAEKLAYQGDWARDIPACFTCHGPSAIGAEQFPRLAGQQASYIKSQLEAWQKGTRKGDADNMMANVASKLTATEINALAHYFASLK; this is encoded by the coding sequence ATGGTAAGTCTACATGTGAGCGCATCCATTCCAGAGTCTTCACCCAAAGAGTTACTACAGACTGTGCCCGTTCCGGCGCAGGTATGTGTGAGTTGTCATGGTGCTCAAGGGCAGGGGCTTGATGTTGCAGGACCTAAATTAGCCGGTTTATCAGCATCCTACATGGTTAAACAGATCAAGTTGTTTCAAGTTGGGCAACGGCAAAATGCACTAATGCAGCCTATGGCAATGACGGTACAAGGGGATAATATTCAAGTCGCCGCTGACTACTTTGCCTCTCAAGCCGTCGATGACGTTACGCTGCGATACCGTGGTGATAAAGTGGTGATTGCAGATCCCGCCGAAAAACTCGCTTATCAAGGAGATTGGGCGCGCGATATTCCCGCCTGCTTTACCTGTCATGGTCCTTCTGCGATAGGTGCTGAGCAATTTCCTCGCTTAGCAGGTCAGCAAGCTAGTTATATTAAAAGCCAGCTTGAAGCTTGGCAAAAAGGCACCCGCAAAGGTGATGCCGATAATATGATGGCTAATGTTGCCAGTAAACTCACCGCAACCGAGATAAATGCACTTGCTCACTATTTTGCTTCGCTTAAGTAA
- a CDS encoding c-type cytochrome yields the protein MKFQLNIILGAVVLFSLNMSAAVIATELPDRQQALPSVPKAKQTTLQPAALSDIPTGEFGDKVRLGYQLFVNTQQLRDKYVGNQLNCVNCHLNAGNKANASPLWGAYFAYPAYRKKNDKVNSFEERLQGCFTYSMNGKAPESGSKELVALSAYSYWLGMSGLMLQHNVTGSVPELSDSELVKGAKRDDFILPEAISSKMDQNALAQLPGRGYPAVPKAEQAYSPERGLVVYQAHCQSCHGQDGQGQIIAGVAALPPVWGAQSFNWGAGMHRVNTAADFIYENMPLGKSVQLTPQQAWDVAAYINSQDRPQDPRFKGNVAETQSQYHQHDGFYGQSVAGTVLGSTSSANFPKK from the coding sequence ATGAAATTCCAATTAAACATCATCTTAGGCGCAGTAGTACTGTTTAGCTTAAATATGAGTGCTGCAGTTATTGCTACAGAGCTACCTGATCGCCAGCAAGCTTTACCTTCAGTGCCTAAAGCTAAACAAACAACCCTTCAGCCAGCGGCATTGTCAGATATTCCAACAGGTGAGTTTGGTGATAAAGTTCGCTTAGGTTACCAATTATTTGTCAATACTCAGCAACTGCGTGATAAGTATGTCGGCAATCAACTTAATTGTGTTAACTGTCACCTCAATGCGGGCAATAAAGCCAATGCCTCACCTTTGTGGGGAGCATATTTTGCGTATCCGGCTTACCGTAAGAAAAACGATAAAGTAAACAGTTTTGAAGAACGTTTACAAGGCTGTTTCACTTATTCGATGAACGGTAAAGCGCCAGAATCAGGCAGTAAAGAGTTAGTCGCGTTATCAGCTTATTCATATTGGTTGGGCATGTCTGGTTTGATGCTGCAACACAATGTTACGGGCTCTGTACCAGAGTTAAGCGATAGTGAATTGGTTAAAGGGGCAAAACGCGATGACTTTATTTTACCTGAGGCCATCTCAAGTAAAATGGATCAAAATGCATTAGCGCAATTACCTGGTCGCGGTTACCCTGCAGTGCCTAAAGCCGAACAAGCTTATTCACCTGAACGAGGTTTAGTGGTATATCAAGCGCATTGTCAATCTTGCCACGGGCAAGATGGTCAAGGTCAAATCATTGCCGGTGTAGCTGCTCTGCCACCAGTATGGGGAGCACAAAGTTTTAATTGGGGCGCGGGCATGCACAGAGTCAATACCGCGGCAGATTTTATCTATGAAAATATGCCTTTGGGTAAAAGTGTCCAACTGACTCCTCAACAAGCTTGGGACGTCGCGGCTTATATTAATTCGCAAGATCGCCCTCAAGACCCTAGATTTAAAGGCAATGTCGCTGAAACACAAAGCCAATATCATCAGCATGATGGTTTTTACGGTCAAAGTGTTGCAGGAACAGTATTAGGCAGTACTTCTTCTGCTAATTTTCCAAAAAAATAG
- a CDS encoding cysteine-rich CWC family protein codes for MSAKNCPICDQMNQCMMASGQDISTCWCVLSDYSAVELIKRYQLAYPQASLNKEQCVCQSCLAQMARMSLPALPVVQIFKPSI; via the coding sequence TTGTCTGCAAAAAACTGCCCCATCTGTGATCAAATGAACCAATGTATGATGGCCAGTGGGCAAGATATTTCAACTTGTTGGTGTGTATTGTCAGATTATTCAGCGGTCGAACTGATTAAGCGCTATCAGTTAGCGTATCCTCAAGCCAGCCTTAATAAGGAACAATGTGTCTGTCAATCCTGTTTAGCCCAAATGGCACGCATGTCTTTACCTGCCTTACCCGTGGTACAAATTTTTAAGCCTTCGATATAG
- a CDS encoding alanine/glycine:cation symporter family protein: MEAITLLVSNINSIVWGVPMLVMILGVGLFLSIGLKFMPILKLGTGFKLLWSGRTVTDESEKGDVSPFNALMTSLSATIGTGNIAGVATAIVIGGPGALFWMWCTALVGMATKFAEAVLAVKFRETDSNGDHVGGPMYYIKNGLGKKWAWLGTAFAFFGMFAGFGIGNTVQSNSVADALSSNFGVPSWITGVVLMVLVGAVLMGGIKRIAEVAGKLVPLMTVFYITAGLAVLVVYIDQVPAAFELIVHSAFNPVAAQGGFAGAAVWAAIRFGVARGIFSNEAGLGSAPIAHAAAKTNNPVKQGLVAMLGTFIDTIIVCSITGLAIVVTGSWTSGENGAALTSLAFSHALPLGNYIVAIALAIFAFTTILGWSFYSEKCVQYLFGDKAVKPFRLIFTLVVPIGAISSLEFIWLLADTLNAMMALPNLIALMLLSPVVFGLTREYFAKQKALKKAL; this comes from the coding sequence ATGGAAGCGATCACACTTTTAGTAAGTAATATTAACAGCATCGTTTGGGGTGTTCCCATGCTGGTGATGATATTAGGCGTAGGGTTATTTTTATCTATTGGTTTGAAATTTATGCCAATTTTAAAGTTGGGCACAGGTTTTAAATTATTATGGTCAGGCAGAACTGTCACTGATGAAAGCGAAAAAGGTGATGTAAGCCCTTTTAATGCTTTGATGACCTCGCTATCAGCAACCATAGGTACAGGCAATATTGCCGGTGTTGCCACTGCAATTGTCATTGGTGGTCCAGGCGCCTTGTTTTGGATGTGGTGTACAGCATTAGTGGGCATGGCAACCAAATTTGCAGAAGCGGTATTAGCGGTTAAATTTCGTGAAACCGACAGCAACGGCGATCATGTTGGCGGCCCTATGTATTACATCAAAAATGGCTTAGGCAAAAAATGGGCCTGGTTAGGCACAGCCTTTGCGTTTTTCGGTATGTTTGCTGGGTTCGGTATTGGTAATACTGTGCAATCAAATTCAGTAGCAGACGCATTAAGCAGTAACTTTGGTGTACCAAGTTGGATTACCGGTGTGGTGCTAATGGTATTAGTTGGTGCTGTGTTGATGGGCGGTATTAAACGCATTGCAGAAGTTGCCGGTAAACTTGTGCCATTAATGACGGTGTTTTATATCACTGCGGGACTAGCCGTATTAGTGGTATATATTGATCAAGTGCCAGCAGCGTTTGAGCTTATCGTTCACAGTGCATTCAACCCTGTTGCGGCACAAGGTGGATTTGCTGGCGCTGCAGTATGGGCGGCAATTCGTTTTGGTGTGGCCCGCGGTATATTCTCAAATGAAGCCGGCTTAGGCAGTGCGCCAATTGCCCACGCAGCAGCAAAAACAAACAACCCCGTTAAGCAAGGCTTAGTGGCAATGTTAGGTACGTTTATCGACACTATCATTGTTTGTTCTATCACCGGCTTGGCTATTGTTGTTACTGGCTCGTGGACATCGGGTGAGAATGGTGCGGCATTGACCTCGCTGGCATTCTCCCATGCCTTGCCTTTGGGGAATTACATTGTGGCAATTGCATTGGCTATATTTGCATTTACCACCATTTTAGGCTGGAGTTTTTACAGTGAGAAGTGCGTACAGTACTTATTTGGTGATAAAGCCGTGAAGCCATTCCGCTTAATATTTACCTTAGTCGTACCGATTGGTGCGATTAGTTCATTAGAGTTTATTTGGCTATTAGCTGATACGTTAAATGCGATGATGGCGCTGCCAAACTTGATTGCATTGATGTTATTAAGTCCGGTAGTGTTTGGCTTAACACGTGAGTATTTTGCGAAACAAAAAGCGCTTAAAAAAGCGTTATAA
- a CDS encoding flavohemoglobin expression-modulating QEGLA motif protein: MSDALARYQQDIRRFSDELIRIQAPIKILDTIKWPREIEDKFLAKQTKVLPEISTDFYDSIPVSFNTDKTQQDLKGLRFAIEKGLGKKDKLGKILIANVDQYRIVIDMLNNRGKPMFGKLSQELYGSASHKLHGDRHTLRQLGDRLSHIFSLPAARHMSKQHPKIITAPEAVNQLSQRLVNYFHDDKIYVKLSDGIVSDAAVGGDTVKINTRAMFSESDMNVYEVHEGWVHVGTTLNGRAQPHATWLSVGSPRVTASQEGLAVLMEMLTLSSNPGRARRISDRVSAVDMAEQGADFIEVYRYFRNLHLSSKDSYRVTQRVFRGGMVQGGSFFTKDISYVRGYVENINFIRSAISTGLPELIPMLFLGKLAIEDIPDLYQAYQEGVIAGPKYLPPMFADISGLYAWFGFASGIGNIDLKGVQRHFARSFDKVTIKTSEADLFDDSEFDNNSD, from the coding sequence ATGTCTGATGCTTTAGCTCGTTATCAACAGGATATTCGCCGTTTTTCGGATGAATTAATCCGTATACAAGCACCGATTAAAATCCTCGACACCATTAAATGGCCACGTGAAATCGAAGACAAATTTTTAGCCAAACAAACTAAAGTACTGCCAGAGATAAGCACTGACTTTTACGATTCAATTCCCGTGTCTTTCAATACCGATAAAACCCAGCAAGACTTAAAAGGTCTTCGTTTTGCAATCGAAAAAGGCTTAGGTAAAAAAGATAAACTAGGCAAAATACTCATTGCCAATGTCGACCAGTATCGCATTGTGATCGATATGCTTAACAACCGTGGAAAACCCATGTTTGGCAAGCTCAGCCAGGAGCTTTATGGTAGTGCCAGTCATAAATTACACGGTGATCGCCATACATTACGTCAGTTAGGCGACAGGCTAAGCCATATTTTCTCATTGCCCGCAGCAAGGCATATGAGTAAGCAACACCCTAAAATCATCACCGCACCAGAGGCCGTAAACCAACTGAGTCAGCGACTGGTTAATTACTTTCATGATGATAAAATATACGTAAAACTAAGCGATGGTATTGTGTCAGATGCTGCTGTCGGGGGTGACACGGTTAAAATAAACACCCGCGCCATGTTCAGCGAATCAGATATGAATGTGTATGAAGTACATGAAGGTTGGGTACATGTGGGCACTACACTCAATGGACGAGCTCAACCGCATGCAACATGGCTAAGTGTTGGTTCACCGCGCGTTACCGCTTCACAGGAAGGTCTAGCGGTATTAATGGAAATGTTAACCCTAAGTTCTAACCCAGGACGAGCTAGACGTATCAGCGATCGCGTGTCAGCCGTTGATATGGCAGAACAAGGTGCAGACTTTATCGAAGTGTATCGATATTTCAGAAACCTACACTTAAGCTCAAAAGACAGTTACCGGGTCACCCAACGTGTATTTCGTGGTGGCATGGTACAAGGCGGCAGTTTCTTTACCAAAGATATTTCCTATGTCCGCGGCTATGTTGAAAACATCAACTTTATTCGCAGTGCTATTAGCACTGGTTTACCTGAACTTATCCCTATGCTGTTTTTAGGTAAACTGGCTATCGAAGATATTCCTGATCTCTATCAAGCTTATCAAGAAGGTGTGATTGCTGGGCCCAAGTATCTTCCACCTATGTTTGCAGACATTAGTGGTTTATATGCATGGTTTGGGTTTGCTTCAGGTATTGGCAATATTGATTTAAAAGGAGTGCAACGCCACTTTGCGCGCTCTTTTGATAAGGTCACCATCAAAACCTCAGAAGCAGACTTATTTGATGATTCAGAATTTGATAATAACTCGGATTAA
- a CDS encoding PDC sensor domain-containing protein: MAAMSFLSVIERYHEHESVIHELLDSILLGLSDASIFQNPTSDKVFNELARSYPFVQLLYLLDENGTQVSDNLVVSKGKVKLSDKGRDIDRSHRPYFTGLAEQDSTRYITSPYLSNTGGGLCVSASRQLLNANSQRVIVVVDINLTHLIEFMMGDSARRKMTPIFKTVYCFIVLGLFVLVSVLMWTVVADIYRLLVEPAQNDPLLPFGIIIFLTLALAIFDLGKTILEEEVLMHKDIFRHSSTRRTITRFISTILIAISIEALLTMFKASLGEKQYIEPAIMMMLAVVGLLVGLGIYVYLGAKAEQLLTQNQQQKFNRLS; the protein is encoded by the coding sequence ATGGCTGCAATGAGTTTTTTAAGTGTTATCGAACGTTATCATGAGCATGAATCGGTTATTCATGAATTATTGGATTCTATTTTATTAGGGTTAAGTGATGCATCGATATTTCAAAACCCGACCTCAGACAAGGTGTTTAATGAGCTAGCTAGAAGTTACCCTTTTGTGCAATTGCTGTATCTACTTGATGAAAATGGCACTCAAGTGAGCGACAACCTTGTGGTGTCTAAAGGCAAAGTTAAATTATCTGATAAAGGGCGCGATATCGACAGAAGCCATCGTCCCTATTTTACTGGTTTAGCCGAGCAAGACAGCACTCGCTATATTACTAGCCCATATTTATCTAATACGGGTGGTGGCCTGTGTGTAAGCGCGTCAAGACAGCTGTTAAATGCTAATAGTCAGCGCGTCATTGTAGTGGTGGATATTAATCTTACCCACTTAATAGAGTTCATGATGGGCGACAGTGCAAGACGAAAAATGACGCCGATATTTAAAACAGTATATTGCTTTATTGTGCTGGGATTATTTGTATTAGTTAGCGTATTAATGTGGACTGTCGTTGCTGATATTTATCGATTATTAGTTGAACCCGCACAAAATGATCCCTTACTACCTTTTGGTATTATTATTTTTCTAACCCTTGCGCTGGCGATTTTTGATTTGGGTAAAACGATTTTGGAAGAAGAAGTACTAATGCATAAAGATATATTTCGTCATAGTTCAACACGGCGGACCATAACGCGTTTTATTTCCACCATCTTAATCGCAATTTCGATAGAAGCTTTGCTAACCATGTTCAAAGCTTCTTTAGGGGAGAAACAATATATTGAGCCGGCCATCATGATGATGTTAGCTGTGGTTGGCTTGTTAGTTGGGCTAGGTATTTATGTTTATTTAGGGGCAAAGGCAGAGCAATTGTTGACTCAAAACCAGCAACAAAAATTTAATCGCTTATCCTAA
- a CDS encoding PA3496 family putative envelope integrity protein, which produces MANITERVPDDTEIEAMTSPRSAKGAENLQHKRQVKRRLEDFLEQAQLRKAIGDDDFF; this is translated from the coding sequence ATGGCTAATATCACTGAAAGAGTGCCTGACGATACAGAAATTGAAGCGATGACTTCACCAAGAAGTGCTAAGGGAGCCGAAAATTTGCAACATAAACGTCAAGTCAAAAGGCGTTTAGAAGATTTTCTTGAGCAAGCACAACTTAGAAAAGCCATTGGTGATGACGACTTCTTTTAG